A DNA window from Phragmites australis chromosome 11, lpPhrAust1.1, whole genome shotgun sequence contains the following coding sequences:
- the LOC133885066 gene encoding protein SRC2-like → MAYQLLEVTLISAKDLKRVTLFTKMRVYAVASISGGDPRLPTHRTYADREGGRNPMWHAPLRFTIPPAADPRGLALHVLLRTERAFGDRDVGEVFVPVQDLAAAAPEGGEQRHLSYQVRRPVSGRKRGVLHISYRLTDAPPQDAAAAGPYAHHYMHGTAKRRPKGAGAITAYPAAARRGAPTPYQQAGAYGPPYGGAYGYGATTHGAPYGYGHAPAARHDGGMGAGLGLGLLGGAVGGMMLGDMVADAEVDGAYDGVFMDSMSF, encoded by the coding sequence ATGGCGTATCAGTTGCTGGAGGTGACGCTGATCTCGGCCAAGGACCTCAAGCGGGTGACGCTCTTCACCAAGATGCGCGTGTACGCCGTGGCGTCCATCTCCGGCGGCGACCCCCGGCTGCCGACACACAGAACGTACGCCGACCGCGAGGGCGGCCGGAACCCGATGTGGCACGCCCCGCTGCGGTTCACCATCCCGCCCGCCGCCGACCCGCGCGGCCTCGCGCTGCACGTACTGCTCCGCACCGAGCGCGCCTTCGGCGACCGCGACGTCGGCGAGGTCTTCGTGCCGGTCCAGgacctcgccgccgcggcgcccgAGGGCGGCGAGCAGAGGCACCTGAGCTACCAGGTGCGCCGCCCCGTGAGCGGCCGGAAGCGCGGCGTGCTCCACATTTCGTACAGGCTCACCGACGCGCCGCCGCAGGACGCGGCCGCCGCCGGGCCCTACGCCCACCATTACATGCATGGGACGGCGAAGCGGCGGCCCAAGGGCGCGGGCGCGATCACCGCGTACCCGGCAGCCGCGCGTCGCGGCGCCCCGACCCCGTACCAGCAGGCCGGCGCTTACGGGCCCCCCTACGGCGGCGCGTACGGCTACGGTGCCACCACACACGGGGCACCGTACGGGTACGGCcacgcgccggcggcgaggcaCGACGGAGGGATGGGCGCGGGGCTCGGGCTCGGCCTCCTCGGCGGCGCGGTCGGCGGGATGATGCTCGGCGACATGGTCGCCGACGCGGAGGTGGACGGCGCATACGACGGCGTGTTCATGGACAGCATGAGCTTCTGA